The following are encoded together in the Peromyscus leucopus breed LL Stock chromosome 1, UCI_PerLeu_2.1, whole genome shotgun sequence genome:
- the Ramac gene encoding RNA guanine-N7 methyltransferase activating subunit — translation MSDTSEVIPDFEEMFANRFTQDDKEYQEYLKRPPESPPIVEEWNSRAGGNQRNRGNWLQDNRQFRGRDNRRGWPSDNRSNQWHGRSWGNNYPQQRQEPYYQQQYGQYGHNQRPPYGYY, via the exons ATGAGTGATACTTCTGAAGTGATTCCAGATTTTGAAGAGATGTTTGCAAACAGATTCACACAAGATGACAAAGAGTACCAAGAGTACTTGAAACGTCCTCCTGAATCACCCCCAATTGTTGAGGAATGGAATAGCAGAGCCGGTGGGAACCAAAGAAATCGAGGCAACTG GCTGCAAGATAACAGACAGTTTAGAGGTAGGGATAACAGACGAGGATGGCCAAGTGACAATCGATCAAATCAGTGGCATGGACGGTCATGGGGAAACAATTACCCACAGCAGAGACAAGAGCCTTACTATCAACAGCAATACGGACAATATGGTCACAACCAGCGGCCTCCATACGGTTACTACTGA